The genomic segment AATACCCATTGCCTGGCCTATAACACGGCGTACAATATGAGGAATTTGAGTGGAAGATACAACAACGATTCTGTCTTTTTCCATATATGCATAAGAGATTGGCGGCTCGATGTGGCAGTGCTGTACAATTTGTGTTTCGTACTCGCCTTCAAATACATGTGCGCCTTCCTTTTGGAATGCTGCGTCCGGGTCGCCAACGGTATAGGAGGTGTGTTTGAGCACATTATCGGGGTGTTCATCGTGAATGACGGGTGCCCCCTCTTTCATCGCCTCAGCAGGGGTAAGTACCGGCTCCAGTTCTTCGTATTCCACTTTGATTCGCTTCAGTGCACGGCTTGCAGCAACCTCATCTTCTGCCACAACCGCGGCAATATCATCACCGTAAATACGTACGCGCTGATTCAACAGCTTTCTGTCGGCTACATCTTGATGAGATGCTTCAACGGACCAAGGATGGCCTGGCGTTGGGAACTGGATATCGGGAACATCAAAGCAGGTAACAATCTTCACTACACCGGGAACTTTTTCTGCTTCGGAAATATCCATGCTTTTGACCCAGCCATTAGCAATCGTGCTGTGCAAAACTTTAGCAACAAGCATTTCTCTTTCAAAAAAGTCATCGGTATAGCGCGCTCCGCCTGTTACTTTTTCCACTGCGTCAACACGATTAATACTCTTTCTGATTGCCACGTTATCACCCTCCTGTTATGTATCGTCTGGTACCAAGGTGTTTTACCTCGCTATGCCAGACTTTTATATAGATACTTTTGTTGAATTTTATTATACATGTATTAGTCATACTTTTCAATAGTATTTACAAAGTTTCGGAACATTTTTCTATTTTATTAATCAATATAGTACATATTGCACAACAAAATGAATAAAAATGGCAGTTGCAGTAAACAGAGAATAAGTTATCCCTGCTTAATGCAACTGCCTGATATGAGGTAGGTGTGTTATCGTGTTTTTATGCCTTTGATGTATTTATGAATGACATTTCGGTCATCCGACAGGTAAATCATACGTTCCAACCGTTGTTGTAACGAGAATTCTTCCGAACCCTCCAAATTACTGTCATCCAGCACAACTGCGTCAAACTCGTAGCCCTCTTCGAAACTGCCAACCTTGCCCCAAAATGAGCCACCGCCTTTGGTTGCCATATAAAATGCCTCGGGTACAGTGATTGGTGCAAGTGCTTTATCTTTAAGCGTCCAACGCAGTTTCGAAGCACGTATTGTATCTGCCATTGCTTTAAAGATGGAGAGGTCAGCACCGCCTGCAACATCGCTTCCCAACCCAATACGCATATTACGATCCAAATATGTGCGCACCGGTGCAACTCCGCTGCAAAGATTCATATTCGACTGCGGACAATGCGCAATGTACACACCGTTTTTGTCCATCAGTTCCAGTTCTGTTTTATTGGGGTGAACACAATGCGCCATGATGGTTGGACAATTACCGCCGAATACACCGTATTTTTGGTAAGCCTCTCCGTAACATTTGGTATCGGGGTGCAGCTGCTGCACCCAAGCGATTTCAGACGCATTTTCAGATAGATGCGATTGCAGGGGAACATTATATTTTCTTTGCAGCTCACCGATACGCTCCATCAGTTCGTCCGTACAAGAGGGTATAAAACGAGGTGTTAAAATGGGTTTGACGTTTTTATATCTACCTACGCATTCTTTCAACCAATTTTCGGTATCCAAAGCCGATTGTTCTGCTGTTTCAATCAAATTATCGCTGCTGTTTCGGTCCATATTTACTTTACCAATGTATGCCTGTACACCGGTTTGGTCTAATAAATCCATCAAAATAAAAGTTGCAGGTACATGCAGTGTGGCAAAAATTGCCGCACGTGTGGTTGCACTTGCAGAGAGCGCCCGTGCAAAACGCCCGTATGCTTTTTTAGCATATTCCACTTGGGCATATTTAGCCTCCTCGGGGAATGCATAGGTATTCAGCCAAGGTAGCAGCTCCATATCCATACCCAGCGAACGGTACGTAAATTGCGGAGCGTGAACATGTAAGTCGGTAAGCCCGGGGATAATCAACTTAATGCCGTAATCTTCAACACAAATGCCTTCGTATTGCTTGGGAATCGTTTTGAATATGCCCGCAACTTTACCGTCTTCACAAACTAAATAAGATGAGGCAGCAGTTACCAAATTATTCTTATCCTGCGAATAAACAATGTTGCCTTTGAGCGCGAATAGATTTTTATTCATCTTAAATCCTCCATTTTCTTATGGCGGCGGTTGCAATAAAAAAGCTCGAGTTTTCATATTGTATGCGGTTGGTGTTGTCTTTTGTAAACATTTGGTTTATAATGAAAAATGCCTTGAAT from the Hydrogenoanaerobacterium saccharovorans genome contains:
- a CDS encoding amidohydrolase family protein — translated: MNKNLFALKGNIVYSQDKNNLVTAASSYLVCEDGKVAGIFKTIPKQYEGICVEDYGIKLIIPGLTDLHVHAPQFTYRSLGMDMELLPWLNTYAFPEEAKYAQVEYAKKAYGRFARALSASATTRAAIFATLHVPATFILMDLLDQTGVQAYIGKVNMDRNSSDNLIETAEQSALDTENWLKECVGRYKNVKPILTPRFIPSCTDELMERIGELQRKYNVPLQSHLSENASEIAWVQQLHPDTKCYGEAYQKYGVFGGNCPTIMAHCVHPNKTELELMDKNGVYIAHCPQSNMNLCSGVAPVRTYLDRNMRIGLGSDVAGGADLSIFKAMADTIRASKLRWTLKDKALAPITVPEAFYMATKGGGSFWGKVGSFEEGYEFDAVVLDDSNLEGSEEFSLQQRLERMIYLSDDRNVIHKYIKGIKTR